A section of the Meles meles chromosome 8, mMelMel3.1 paternal haplotype, whole genome shotgun sequence genome encodes:
- the LOC123948974 gene encoding mas-related G-protein coupled receptor member F isoform X8 — MVGNCSWEAHPGSRSKMCPDVSEAPELYSRGFLTIEQITMLPPPAVMNYIFLLLCLCGLVGNGLVLWFFGFSIKRSPFSVYFLHLAGADVGYLFSKAVFSALNTGGFLGTFADYVRTVTRVVGLCTFVAGVSLLPAVSSERCLSVVFPVWYWRRRPKRLSAVVCALLWTLSLVVTGVHHYCCVFLAPRGSGSACGRMDTFLGILLFLVFCPLMVLPCLLLILHVECRARRRQRSAKLNHVILAMVSVFLVSSIYLGIDWFLFWVFQIPAPFPEYVTDLCMCTHSSAKPVVYFLAGRDKSQRLWEPLRVVFQRALRDGAELGEAGGGTPNTVTMEMQCPTGNAS, encoded by the coding sequence ATGTGTCCTGACGTGAGTGAGGCCCCCGAGCTCTACAGCCGCGGCTTCCTGACCATCGAACAGATCACCATGCTGCCGCCGCCTGCCGTCATGAACTACATCTTCCTGCTCCTCTGTCTGTGCGGCCTGGTGGGCAACGGGCTGGTGCTCTGGTTTTTCGGCTTCTCCATCAAGCGGAGCCCCTTCTCCGTCTACTTCCTGCACCTGGCCGGCGCCGACGTCGGCTACCTCTTCAGCAAGGCTGTGTTCTCCGCCCTGAACACGGGCGGCTTCCTGGGCACGTTCGCCGACTACGTCCGCACCGTGACCAGGGTCGTGGGGCTCTGCACGTTCGTGGCCGGCGTGAGCCTCCTGCCCGCCGTCAGCTCGGAGCGCTGCCTGTCCGTCGTCTTCCCCGTCTGGTACTGGCGCCGCCGGCCCAAGCGCCTGTCGGCCGTGGTGTGCGCCCTGCTCTGGACCCTGTCGCTCGTGGTCACCGGCGTCCACCACTACTGCTGTGTGTTCCTGGCCCCGCGGGGCTCCGGCAGCGCCTGTGGGCGCATGGACACCTTCCTGGGCATCCTGCTGTTCCTCGTCTTCTGCCCGCTCATGGTgctgccctgcctgctgctcaTCCTGCACGTCGAATGCCGGGCCCGGCGGCGCCAGCGCTCTGCCAAGCTCAACCACGTCATCCTGGCCATGGTGTCCGTGTTTCTCGTGTCCTCCATCTACCTGGGGATCGACTGGTTCCTCTTCTGGGTCTTCCAGATCCCGGCCCCCTTCCCTGAGTACGTCACCGACCTCTGCATGTGCACCCACAGCAGCGCCAAGCCCGTCGTCTACTTCCTGGCCGGGAGGGACAAGTCCCAGCGGCTGTGGGAGCCTCTCCGGGTGGTCTTCCAGCGGGCCCTGCGGGACGGCGCCGAGCTGGGGGAAGCCGGGGGTGGCACGCCCAACACGGTCACCATGGAGATGCAGTGCCCCACGGGGAACGCGTCCTGA
- the LOC123948974 gene encoding mas-related G-protein coupled receptor member F isoform X10 translates to MCPDVSEAPELYSRGFLTIEQITMLPPPAVMNYIFLLLCLCGLVGNGLVLWFFGFSIKRSPFSVYFLHLAGADVGYLFSKAVFSALNTGGFLGTFADYVRTVTRVVGLCTFVAGVSLLPAVSSERCLSVVFPVWYWRRRPKRLSAVVCALLWTLSLVVTGVHHYCCVFLAPRGSGSACGRMDTFLGILLFLVFCPLMVLPCLLLILHVECRARRRQRSAKLNHVILAMVSVFLVSSIYLGIDWFLFWVFQIPAPFPEYVTDLCMCTHSSAKPVVYFLAGRDKSQRLWEPLRVVFQRALRDGAELGEAGGGTPNTVTMEMQCPTGNAS, encoded by the coding sequence ATGTGTCCTGACGTGAGTGAGGCCCCCGAGCTCTACAGCCGCGGCTTCCTGACCATCGAACAGATCACCATGCTGCCGCCGCCTGCCGTCATGAACTACATCTTCCTGCTCCTCTGTCTGTGCGGCCTGGTGGGCAACGGGCTGGTGCTCTGGTTTTTCGGCTTCTCCATCAAGCGGAGCCCCTTCTCCGTCTACTTCCTGCACCTGGCCGGCGCCGACGTCGGCTACCTCTTCAGCAAGGCTGTGTTCTCCGCCCTGAACACGGGCGGCTTCCTGGGCACGTTCGCCGACTACGTCCGCACCGTGACCAGGGTCGTGGGGCTCTGCACGTTCGTGGCCGGCGTGAGCCTCCTGCCCGCCGTCAGCTCGGAGCGCTGCCTGTCCGTCGTCTTCCCCGTCTGGTACTGGCGCCGCCGGCCCAAGCGCCTGTCGGCCGTGGTGTGCGCCCTGCTCTGGACCCTGTCGCTCGTGGTCACCGGCGTCCACCACTACTGCTGTGTGTTCCTGGCCCCGCGGGGCTCCGGCAGCGCCTGTGGGCGCATGGACACCTTCCTGGGCATCCTGCTGTTCCTCGTCTTCTGCCCGCTCATGGTgctgccctgcctgctgctcaTCCTGCACGTCGAATGCCGGGCCCGGCGGCGCCAGCGCTCTGCCAAGCTCAACCACGTCATCCTGGCCATGGTGTCCGTGTTTCTCGTGTCCTCCATCTACCTGGGGATCGACTGGTTCCTCTTCTGGGTCTTCCAGATCCCGGCCCCCTTCCCTGAGTACGTCACCGACCTCTGCATGTGCACCCACAGCAGCGCCAAGCCCGTCGTCTACTTCCTGGCCGGGAGGGACAAGTCCCAGCGGCTGTGGGAGCCTCTCCGGGTGGTCTTCCAGCGGGCCCTGCGGGACGGCGCCGAGCTGGGGGAAGCCGGGGGTGGCACGCCCAACACGGTCACCATGGAGATGCAGTGCCCCACGGGGAACGCGTCCTGA
- the LOC123948974 gene encoding mas-related G-protein coupled receptor member F isoform X7: protein MAHQGPSTWKGSSVVRIFVTKTPLEQSLFQQMCPDVSEAPELYSRGFLTIEQITMLPPPAVMNYIFLLLCLCGLVGNGLVLWFFGFSIKRSPFSVYFLHLAGADVGYLFSKAVFSALNTGGFLGTFADYVRTVTRVVGLCTFVAGVSLLPAVSSERCLSVVFPVWYWRRRPKRLSAVVCALLWTLSLVVTGVHHYCCVFLAPRGSGSACGRMDTFLGILLFLVFCPLMVLPCLLLILHVECRARRRQRSAKLNHVILAMVSVFLVSSIYLGIDWFLFWVFQIPAPFPEYVTDLCMCTHSSAKPVVYFLAGRDKSQRLWEPLRVVFQRALRDGAELGEAGGGTPNTVTMEMQCPTGNAS from the coding sequence ATGTGTCCTGACGTGAGTGAGGCCCCCGAGCTCTACAGCCGCGGCTTCCTGACCATCGAACAGATCACCATGCTGCCGCCGCCTGCCGTCATGAACTACATCTTCCTGCTCCTCTGTCTGTGCGGCCTGGTGGGCAACGGGCTGGTGCTCTGGTTTTTCGGCTTCTCCATCAAGCGGAGCCCCTTCTCCGTCTACTTCCTGCACCTGGCCGGCGCCGACGTCGGCTACCTCTTCAGCAAGGCTGTGTTCTCCGCCCTGAACACGGGCGGCTTCCTGGGCACGTTCGCCGACTACGTCCGCACCGTGACCAGGGTCGTGGGGCTCTGCACGTTCGTGGCCGGCGTGAGCCTCCTGCCCGCCGTCAGCTCGGAGCGCTGCCTGTCCGTCGTCTTCCCCGTCTGGTACTGGCGCCGCCGGCCCAAGCGCCTGTCGGCCGTGGTGTGCGCCCTGCTCTGGACCCTGTCGCTCGTGGTCACCGGCGTCCACCACTACTGCTGTGTGTTCCTGGCCCCGCGGGGCTCCGGCAGCGCCTGTGGGCGCATGGACACCTTCCTGGGCATCCTGCTGTTCCTCGTCTTCTGCCCGCTCATGGTgctgccctgcctgctgctcaTCCTGCACGTCGAATGCCGGGCCCGGCGGCGCCAGCGCTCTGCCAAGCTCAACCACGTCATCCTGGCCATGGTGTCCGTGTTTCTCGTGTCCTCCATCTACCTGGGGATCGACTGGTTCCTCTTCTGGGTCTTCCAGATCCCGGCCCCCTTCCCTGAGTACGTCACCGACCTCTGCATGTGCACCCACAGCAGCGCCAAGCCCGTCGTCTACTTCCTGGCCGGGAGGGACAAGTCCCAGCGGCTGTGGGAGCCTCTCCGGGTGGTCTTCCAGCGGGCCCTGCGGGACGGCGCCGAGCTGGGGGAAGCCGGGGGTGGCACGCCCAACACGGTCACCATGGAGATGCAGTGCCCCACGGGGAACGCGTCCTGA
- the LOC123948974 gene encoding mas-related G-protein coupled receptor member F isoform X9, producing MSPEMCPDVSEAPELYSRGFLTIEQITMLPPPAVMNYIFLLLCLCGLVGNGLVLWFFGFSIKRSPFSVYFLHLAGADVGYLFSKAVFSALNTGGFLGTFADYVRTVTRVVGLCTFVAGVSLLPAVSSERCLSVVFPVWYWRRRPKRLSAVVCALLWTLSLVVTGVHHYCCVFLAPRGSGSACGRMDTFLGILLFLVFCPLMVLPCLLLILHVECRARRRQRSAKLNHVILAMVSVFLVSSIYLGIDWFLFWVFQIPAPFPEYVTDLCMCTHSSAKPVVYFLAGRDKSQRLWEPLRVVFQRALRDGAELGEAGGGTPNTVTMEMQCPTGNAS from the coding sequence ATGTGTCCTGACGTGAGTGAGGCCCCCGAGCTCTACAGCCGCGGCTTCCTGACCATCGAACAGATCACCATGCTGCCGCCGCCTGCCGTCATGAACTACATCTTCCTGCTCCTCTGTCTGTGCGGCCTGGTGGGCAACGGGCTGGTGCTCTGGTTTTTCGGCTTCTCCATCAAGCGGAGCCCCTTCTCCGTCTACTTCCTGCACCTGGCCGGCGCCGACGTCGGCTACCTCTTCAGCAAGGCTGTGTTCTCCGCCCTGAACACGGGCGGCTTCCTGGGCACGTTCGCCGACTACGTCCGCACCGTGACCAGGGTCGTGGGGCTCTGCACGTTCGTGGCCGGCGTGAGCCTCCTGCCCGCCGTCAGCTCGGAGCGCTGCCTGTCCGTCGTCTTCCCCGTCTGGTACTGGCGCCGCCGGCCCAAGCGCCTGTCGGCCGTGGTGTGCGCCCTGCTCTGGACCCTGTCGCTCGTGGTCACCGGCGTCCACCACTACTGCTGTGTGTTCCTGGCCCCGCGGGGCTCCGGCAGCGCCTGTGGGCGCATGGACACCTTCCTGGGCATCCTGCTGTTCCTCGTCTTCTGCCCGCTCATGGTgctgccctgcctgctgctcaTCCTGCACGTCGAATGCCGGGCCCGGCGGCGCCAGCGCTCTGCCAAGCTCAACCACGTCATCCTGGCCATGGTGTCCGTGTTTCTCGTGTCCTCCATCTACCTGGGGATCGACTGGTTCCTCTTCTGGGTCTTCCAGATCCCGGCCCCCTTCCCTGAGTACGTCACCGACCTCTGCATGTGCACCCACAGCAGCGCCAAGCCCGTCGTCTACTTCCTGGCCGGGAGGGACAAGTCCCAGCGGCTGTGGGAGCCTCTCCGGGTGGTCTTCCAGCGGGCCCTGCGGGACGGCGCCGAGCTGGGGGAAGCCGGGGGTGGCACGCCCAACACGGTCACCATGGAGATGCAGTGCCCCACGGGGAACGCGTCCTGA